In Deinococcus arcticus, a genomic segment contains:
- a CDS encoding acyl-CoA dehydrogenase: protein MPPVLSRRDLNFQLFEVLDTAALTARARFSSHTREDYEAVLTLALDVAERHFAPYAREADEHEPTLREGRVVLPLSAQAAMQAFREAGFFSAHHDEELGGLALPWVVMQAAMAHFQAANIGYSGYPFLTIGNANLQRQFASPEQQRRYMMPLLEGRWFGTMALSEPQAGSGLADISTTATPRPDGTYAIRGTKMWISGGEHELTENIVHLVLARMAGGEAGVRGISLFLVPRFRLRQDGSPGETNHVVLAGLNHKLGYRGTVNTLLNFGEGGETVGELVGAPGQGLAQMFHMMNEARIGVGLGAVMLGSAGYQHSLAYARERRQGRRPGARDPLSPPVPIIEHADVRRLLLRQKATVEGGLALGLYACALVDDLHTGPQEARADTGLLLDLLTPIVKSWPSRHVQAALSDAIQVMGGAGYTRDFPVEMYYRDNRLNPIHEGTEGIQAADLLGRKLTQAGGRGLSVLLTRLEADLAASEPLTGLDEIRSGVRGAAQAGPAALGALLARAADLGPERVLAGAHSALELLGGVVLGWMWLRQAAAAARALPTARGEDTAFYQGKLQAARFFALHELPRIRVHIELLAAADTTALDMSPEWF, encoded by the coding sequence ATGCCCCCTGTGCTCAGCCGCCGCGACCTGAATTTCCAGCTGTTCGAGGTGCTTGATACCGCCGCCCTGACCGCCCGCGCGCGCTTTTCCAGTCATACCCGCGAGGACTACGAGGCGGTGCTGACCCTGGCCTTGGACGTGGCCGAGCGTCACTTTGCGCCGTATGCCCGCGAGGCCGACGAGCACGAGCCCACGCTGCGTGAAGGCCGGGTGGTGCTGCCCCTCTCCGCGCAGGCGGCCATGCAGGCATTCCGGGAAGCCGGCTTTTTCAGCGCCCACCACGACGAGGAACTGGGTGGGCTGGCCCTGCCCTGGGTGGTCATGCAGGCGGCCATGGCGCATTTTCAGGCTGCCAACATCGGTTACAGCGGCTACCCCTTCCTGACCATCGGCAACGCCAACCTGCAGCGGCAGTTCGCCTCGCCGGAGCAGCAGCGGCGGTACATGATGCCGCTGCTGGAGGGCCGCTGGTTCGGCACCATGGCGCTGTCTGAACCGCAGGCGGGCTCCGGGCTGGCGGACATTTCCACCACTGCCACGCCACGCCCCGACGGCACCTACGCCATTCGCGGCACCAAGATGTGGATTTCGGGCGGCGAACACGAACTCACCGAGAACATCGTGCATCTGGTGCTGGCGCGCATGGCGGGGGGCGAGGCAGGTGTGCGCGGCATCAGCCTGTTTCTGGTGCCCCGCTTTCGCCTGCGCCAGGACGGCTCGCCCGGAGAGACCAACCATGTGGTGCTGGCGGGCCTGAACCACAAACTGGGTTACCGGGGCACCGTGAACACGCTGCTGAACTTTGGCGAGGGCGGCGAAACGGTGGGCGAACTGGTGGGGGCGCCGGGGCAGGGCTTGGCGCAGATGTTCCACATGATGAACGAGGCCCGCATTGGCGTGGGTCTGGGCGCAGTCATGCTGGGCAGTGCCGGCTACCAGCACAGCCTCGCCTACGCCCGTGAACGCCGGCAGGGGCGGCGCCCGGGCGCGCGTGATCCGCTCTCGCCCCCGGTGCCCATCATTGAACACGCCGATGTGCGCCGCCTGCTGCTGCGCCAGAAGGCCACCGTGGAAGGGGGGCTGGCCCTGGGGCTGTATGCCTGCGCACTGGTGGACGACCTGCACACCGGGCCCCAGGAGGCGCGCGCGGACACAGGGCTGCTGCTGGACCTGCTCACGCCCATCGTCAAAAGCTGGCCCAGCCGCCATGTTCAGGCCGCCCTCAGCGACGCCATTCAGGTGATGGGCGGCGCGGGCTATACCCGGGATTTCCCTGTCGAGATGTACTACCGTGACAACCGCCTCAACCCTATCCACGAGGGCACGGAAGGCATTCAGGCCGCCGATCTGCTGGGCCGCAAGCTCACGCAGGCGGGCGGGCGGGGCCTGAGCGTGCTGCTGACGCGCCTGGAGGCGGACCTGGCGGCCAGTGAGCCCCTGACTGGCCTGGATGAGATTCGTTCAGGCGTGCGCGGGGCGGCGCAGGCGGGCCCGGCGGCCCTGGGGGCCCTGCTGGCCCGCGCCGCCGACCTGGGCCCGGAACGGGTGCTGGCCGGGGCCCACAGCGCCCTGGAACTGCTGGGCGGCGTGGTGTTGGGCTGGATGTGGCTGCGGCAGGCGGCGGCAGCGGCCCGCGCCCTGCCCACCGCGCGCGGAGAAGACACTGCTTTTTACCAGGGCAAGCTGCAGGCTGCCCGATTCTTTGCGTTGCATGAACTGCCCAGAATTCGCGTGCACATCGAACTGCTGGCCGCCGCCGACACCACCGCTCTAGACATGTCGCCCGAGTGGTTCTGA
- a CDS encoding peptidoglycan-binding domain-containing protein, translating into MTNARLLVLLPALLAACSAPSSPQLASGPEAARLSAQSVLTWQALRQGDSGRDVVTLQYLLRHRGQTLSVDGAFGAGTDTAVRNFQRASGLTVDGIVGGNTWEKLIATVRQGDSNNAVRAVQDQLRSGYGYGSVTVDGVFGAGTNTAVRDFQSKRGLSADGVVGLNTWHALVTGSSTGGTGTTASLASQILNNSRITLGTSSSTVNGNPRQNIVDTAAGRLATRGCASNANCGLTVALKRSMLQGLASMGANNSMYITSIAGGVHSTYSDHYAGLALDIGTWNGVSLASPNSAHTAARNACIAAGSDPSQTFNAYYDPPGGHSNHVHCAWN; encoded by the coding sequence ATGACGAACGCCCGTCTGCTGGTCCTCTTGCCTGCGCTGCTGGCTGCCTGTAGCGCTCCGTCCTCTCCCCAGCTGGCGTCCGGCCCAGAAGCCGCCCGGCTGAGTGCACAGTCAGTGCTGACGTGGCAGGCGCTGCGCCAGGGTGACAGTGGCCGCGATGTGGTCACGCTGCAGTATCTGCTGCGCCACCGGGGCCAGACCCTGAGTGTGGACGGGGCTTTTGGCGCCGGCACCGACACCGCCGTGCGCAACTTCCAGCGGGCGAGCGGCCTGACGGTGGATGGCATCGTGGGGGGCAACACCTGGGAAAAACTGATCGCCACGGTGCGCCAGGGTGACAGCAACAACGCCGTGCGCGCCGTGCAGGACCAGCTGCGCAGCGGTTACGGCTACGGCAGCGTGACCGTGGACGGCGTGTTTGGCGCGGGCACCAATACCGCCGTGCGCGACTTCCAGAGCAAACGTGGCCTCAGCGCCGACGGCGTGGTGGGTCTGAACACCTGGCACGCGCTGGTGACGGGCAGCAGCACCGGCGGCACCGGCACCACCGCCAGCCTCGCCAGCCAGATTCTGAACAACAGCCGTATCACGCTGGGCACCAGCAGCTCCACGGTAAACGGCAATCCCCGGCAGAACATCGTGGACACGGCGGCCGGTCGCCTCGCCACGCGCGGCTGCGCCAGCAACGCCAACTGCGGCCTGACCGTGGCCCTGAAGCGGTCCATGCTGCAGGGGCTGGCCAGCATGGGCGCGAACAATTCCATGTACATCACGTCCATTGCGGGCGGCGTGCATTCCACCTATTCCGACCACTACGCCGGGCTGGCCCTGGACATCGGCACCTGGAACGGCGTGAGCCTCGCCAGCCCCAACAGCGCCCACACGGCCGCGCGCAACGCCTGCATTGCGGCGGGCAGCGACCCCAGCCAGACCTTCAACGCCTACTACGATCCGCCCGGCGGGCACAGCAACCACGTGCACTGCGCCTGGAACTGA
- a CDS encoding peptidoglycan recognition protein family protein — protein MAAKNVLTRRDLLRLGALVGGGAFLASCGVKVASPALPQTPLNALAVASPSVAGTAAWAAQAPRSPIVLLSARPTRLIVHHTASANTSDLSRAQAYSLARSIQQSHFSRGWIDSGQQFTISRGGYVLEGRHRSLEAAQGGQQHVQGAHCDGFNDVSVGIENEGTYMTVSPPGGQYSALVGLCAWLCQQYGIPASELYGHRDFNNTDCPGDVLYAKLPQLRADVAARLGVSLRLWPTTRAPMTGERVRSAQRLLLAAGQSLTADGTYGSGTASAVRAFQSGVGLTPDGVIGSATWERLIRTVRRGDSGPAVQAAQGQLAARGYSVAVDGVFGAGTETAVRNFQTSRGLGADGVVGPNTWHALQS, from the coding sequence ATGGCGGCCAAAAATGTCTTGACCCGGCGCGACCTGCTGCGCCTGGGGGCCCTGGTGGGCGGTGGCGCTTTTCTGGCCAGCTGCGGCGTGAAGGTCGCCAGCCCGGCCCTGCCCCAGACCCCCCTGAATGCCCTGGCGGTCGCCTCACCTTCGGTGGCGGGCACAGCCGCCTGGGCCGCTCAGGCCCCCAGGTCGCCCATTGTGTTGCTCTCGGCGCGGCCCACGCGCCTGATTGTGCACCACACCGCCAGTGCCAACACCAGCGACCTCTCGCGCGCCCAGGCGTACAGCCTCGCCCGCTCCATTCAGCAAAGCCACTTCTCTCGTGGCTGGATTGATTCGGGCCAGCAGTTCACCATCAGCCGGGGCGGCTATGTGCTCGAAGGCCGCCACCGCAGCCTCGAAGCGGCCCAGGGTGGGCAGCAGCACGTGCAGGGCGCCCACTGCGACGGCTTCAATGACGTCTCGGTGGGCATTGAGAACGAGGGCACCTACATGACCGTCTCGCCCCCGGGCGGGCAGTACAGCGCCCTGGTGGGCCTGTGCGCGTGGCTGTGCCAGCAGTACGGCATTCCCGCCAGCGAGCTGTACGGCCACCGCGATTTCAACAACACCGACTGCCCCGGCGACGTGCTGTACGCCAAACTGCCGCAGTTGCGCGCCGATGTGGCGGCCCGGCTGGGCGTGAGTCTGCGCCTGTGGCCCACCACCCGCGCCCCCATGACCGGTGAGCGGGTGCGCAGTGCCCAGCGCCTGTTGCTGGCTGCCGGGCAGAGCCTGACTGCCGACGGCACCTACGGCAGTGGCACGGCGAGTGCGGTGCGCGCCTTTCAGAGCGGCGTGGGCCTGACCCCTGACGGCGTGATCGGTTCGGCCACCTGGGAGCGCCTGATCCGCACCGTGCGGCGGGGCGACAGCGGGCCGGCGGTGCAGGCAGCCCAGGGCCAGCTGGCGGCGCGCGGCTACAGCGTGGCGGTGGACGGCGTGTTCGGGGCCGGCACCGAAACAGCGGTCCGGAACTTTCAGACCAGCCGGGGCCTGGGTGCCGACGGCGTGGTGGGCCCCAACACCTGGCACGCCCTGCAAAGTTAA